A window from Micromonospora profundi encodes these proteins:
- a CDS encoding DsbA family protein, translated as MTTPFQVTARLREPVTVEDHVRGPSNAAVTIIEYGDFQCPFCGAAYPNLHELLRQRSDTVRLIYRYFPIANVHPYAERAAETAEAAASRGKFWEMHDWLYEHQDQLDPVHLSLGVEQLGLPPDEVNDEVERGVYADRVRRDFVGGIRSGVNGTPTLYINDVRHEGGFDLPDLLAAVDAAANA; from the coding sequence ATGACCACGCCATTTCAGGTGACCGCCCGACTGCGGGAGCCGGTCACCGTCGAGGACCATGTCCGCGGGCCGTCGAACGCCGCGGTGACCATCATCGAGTACGGCGACTTCCAGTGCCCGTTCTGCGGTGCCGCGTACCCGAACCTGCACGAGTTGCTGCGCCAGCGCTCCGACACGGTACGGCTCATCTACCGCTACTTCCCGATCGCCAACGTGCACCCGTACGCCGAACGTGCCGCCGAGACGGCCGAGGCCGCCGCCAGCCGGGGCAAGTTCTGGGAGATGCACGACTGGCTGTACGAGCACCAGGACCAACTGGACCCGGTGCACCTGTCGCTCGGCGTTGAGCAGCTCGGGCTGCCGCCGGACGAGGTGAACGACGAGGTCGAGCGCGGGGTGTACGCCGACCGGGTGCGCCGGGACTTCGTGGGCGGAATCCGCAGCGGGGTGAACGGCACGCCCACCCTGTACATCAACGACGTCCGGCACGAGGGCGGGTTCGACCTGCCCGACCTGCTGGCCGCCGTGGACGCCGCCGCCAACGCCTGA
- a CDS encoding redoxin domain-containing protein has product MSDPNGLIQPGRPAPGFTLASTPDGHQIGPEQFRGRPVVLAFYPADWSPVCGDQMSLYQAAGPMFDQFQAVVLGISVDSIWSHRAFAESQGITFALLADFEPKGEVARRYGAYTSRGVAARALVVLDPTGTVAWSYLSSPDVNPGADGILDALERIAVDRKVVAG; this is encoded by the coding sequence ATGAGTGATCCCAACGGGCTGATCCAGCCGGGACGCCCCGCGCCCGGTTTCACCCTGGCGAGCACTCCGGACGGGCACCAGATCGGGCCCGAGCAGTTCCGGGGTCGACCCGTCGTCCTCGCCTTCTATCCCGCCGACTGGAGCCCGGTCTGCGGCGACCAGATGTCGCTCTACCAGGCGGCGGGACCGATGTTCGACCAGTTTCAGGCTGTCGTGCTCGGCATCTCGGTGGACAGCATCTGGTCGCACCGGGCCTTCGCCGAGAGCCAGGGCATCACGTTTGCGCTGCTCGCCGACTTCGAACCGAAGGGCGAGGTGGCCCGCCGGTACGGCGCGTACACCTCGCGGGGCGTTGCGGCACGGGCGCTCGTGGTGCTGGACCCGACCGGCACCGTCGCCTGGAGCTACCTGTCCTCACCCGATGTCAACCCAGGCGCCGACGGGATCCTCGACGCCCTGGAGCGGATCGCCGTCGACCGGAAGGTGGTGGCCGGATGA
- a CDS encoding BON domain-containing protein — protein MAVATISRTDQDIQSAVLDELTWEPRVQPHEIGVTVDEGVVTLTGRVDSYAKKWAAERAAHRVVQVRAVANDLAVRLPGSAERADPDLAAAAGNALEWDAFVPIEKLQVTVSAGWVTLHGEVEWEYQRRAAERAVCRLTGVRGVSNGISVRPVAPLDSANLAERIVDALARAEATAAERISVRVHGDTVVLTGLVHSMPERAEVEQVAWSAPGIREVQNHIAVAPVLR, from the coding sequence ATGGCCGTCGCGACGATCAGCCGCACCGACCAGGACATCCAGTCCGCCGTACTCGACGAATTGACCTGGGAACCCCGGGTGCAGCCGCACGAGATCGGCGTGACAGTCGACGAGGGCGTCGTCACGCTGACCGGGCGGGTGGACAGCTACGCCAAGAAGTGGGCCGCCGAGCGGGCCGCGCACCGCGTGGTCCAGGTCCGGGCCGTCGCCAACGACCTGGCCGTGCGGCTTCCCGGCAGCGCCGAGCGCGCCGACCCCGACCTGGCGGCCGCCGCCGGCAACGCGCTGGAGTGGGACGCGTTCGTGCCCATCGAGAAGCTCCAGGTCACCGTGTCGGCCGGCTGGGTGACGCTGCACGGCGAGGTCGAGTGGGAGTACCAGCGCCGGGCCGCCGAACGGGCCGTCTGCCGGCTGACAGGCGTACGCGGGGTCAGCAACGGCATCAGCGTCCGACCGGTCGCCCCGCTGGACAGCGCGAACCTGGCCGAACGGATCGTCGACGCGCTCGCCCGCGCCGAGGCCACCGCGGCCGAACGGATAAGCGTCCGGGTACACGGCGACACAGTCGTACTCACCGGGCTTGTGCACTCCATGCCCGAACGCGCCGAGGTGGAGCAGGTGGCCTGGTCCGCGCCGGGCATCCGGGAGGTCCAGAACCACATCGCTGTCGCCCCGGTCCTGCGCTGA
- a CDS encoding cellulose binding domain-containing protein encodes MSRSLAGAVVSALAVAAGVVVAPFAAASAPAADSSSASAAAEAYSWRNVQVGGGGFVPGIVFNPTEKNLIYARTDIGGAYRWEQSSQSWTPLLDWVGADRWGYNGVVSIATDPVQTNRVYAAVGMYTNGWDPNNGAILRSADKGATWQITELPFKNGGNMPGRGMGERLAVDPNRNSIVYYGAEGGNGLWRSTDHGATWAKVTAFPNVGNYRADPSDPNGYSGQNQGLTWVSFDKSTGSAGSTTQTIYVGVADKENPVYRSTDGGVSWARIPGQPTGYLAHKGVVDPVGGHLYIATSDTGGPYDGGKGDVWKFTRSTGAWTRISPVPSTSADAYFGYSGLTIDRQHPNTLLVATQVSWWPDAIFFRSTDGGASWTRIWEFTSYPEQSRRYTMDVSSVPWLTFGVNPAPPESSPKLGWMNESVEIDPHDSNRMMYGTGATIYGTTDLTKWDTGGQFTIKPMVRGLEETAVLDLISPPSGAPLISALGDVGGFRHTDLDAIPAMLFTQPVFTSTTSLDYAESKPAVLVRSGNFTDADRPGDSHVAFSTDGGATWFQGTEPSGVNTGGTVAAAADGSRFVWAPGDAGQRVVYSVGFGNTWTPSTGIPANATIESDRVDPNRFYGFSGGRVYLSTDGGASFTATAATGLPTSDVRFKALPGRSGELWLAGPGGLWRSTDGGASFAKLGGVSASGNVGFGKAAPGRTNPAVFLYGTVDGQPGVHRSDDGGTTWVRVNDDRHQYGNPTEALTGDPRVYGRVYLGTNGRGIVVGERTGGPTTPPPTTPPPTTPPPTTPPPTTPPPTTPPPTTPPPTTPPPTTPPPGGGCAATYRVTGSWSGGFQAELVVSNPGSAPIAGWTLGWTFPNGQRIGQLWGGTHTQSGAVVSVQDSGWNGALGAGASTTVGFLGTWTGSNAPPATVTCTSR; translated from the coding sequence GTGTCCAGAAGTCTCGCTGGTGCGGTGGTGTCCGCGCTGGCCGTCGCCGCGGGCGTCGTGGTGGCCCCCTTCGCCGCCGCCTCGGCGCCAGCGGCTGACTCGTCGTCGGCTTCGGCCGCCGCCGAGGCGTACAGCTGGCGCAACGTCCAGGTCGGTGGCGGTGGCTTCGTGCCCGGCATCGTCTTCAACCCCACCGAGAAGAACCTGATCTACGCCCGGACCGACATCGGCGGCGCGTACCGCTGGGAGCAGTCCAGCCAGTCGTGGACGCCCCTGCTCGACTGGGTCGGCGCCGACCGGTGGGGCTACAACGGGGTGGTAAGCATCGCCACCGACCCGGTGCAGACCAACCGGGTGTACGCGGCGGTAGGCATGTACACGAACGGATGGGACCCGAACAACGGCGCGATCCTCCGCTCGGCCGACAAGGGCGCCACCTGGCAGATCACCGAGTTGCCGTTCAAGAACGGCGGCAACATGCCGGGCCGGGGGATGGGTGAGCGGCTCGCCGTCGACCCCAACCGGAACAGCATCGTCTACTACGGCGCCGAGGGCGGCAACGGGCTGTGGCGCAGCACCGACCACGGGGCCACGTGGGCGAAGGTCACCGCCTTCCCCAACGTCGGCAACTACCGGGCCGACCCGAGCGACCCCAACGGCTACAGCGGGCAGAACCAGGGCCTGACCTGGGTGAGCTTCGACAAGAGCACCGGTTCGGCCGGCTCCACCACGCAGACCATCTACGTCGGCGTGGCGGACAAGGAGAATCCGGTCTACCGCAGCACCGACGGGGGCGTCAGTTGGGCGCGCATCCCCGGCCAGCCCACCGGCTACCTGGCACACAAGGGCGTCGTCGATCCGGTCGGCGGTCACCTCTACATCGCCACAAGCGACACCGGCGGCCCGTACGACGGTGGCAAGGGTGACGTCTGGAAGTTCACCAGGTCCACCGGAGCGTGGACGCGGATCAGCCCGGTGCCGTCCACCAGCGCGGACGCGTACTTCGGCTACAGCGGCCTGACCATCGACCGGCAGCACCCGAACACGCTGCTGGTTGCCACCCAGGTCTCCTGGTGGCCGGACGCGATCTTCTTCCGCAGCACCGACGGCGGGGCGAGCTGGACCCGCATCTGGGAGTTCACAAGCTATCCCGAGCAGTCCCGCCGCTACACGATGGACGTCAGCTCCGTGCCCTGGCTGACGTTCGGCGTCAACCCGGCACCACCGGAGTCCTCGCCCAAGCTCGGCTGGATGAACGAGTCGGTGGAGATCGACCCGCACGACTCCAACCGGATGATGTACGGCACCGGCGCCACCATCTACGGCACCACCGACCTGACCAAGTGGGACACCGGCGGCCAGTTCACCATCAAGCCGATGGTGCGCGGCCTGGAGGAGACCGCTGTCCTCGACCTGATCAGCCCGCCCAGCGGCGCGCCGCTGATCAGCGCGCTCGGCGACGTCGGCGGCTTCCGGCACACCGACCTGGACGCCATCCCGGCAATGCTGTTCACCCAACCGGTCTTCACGAGCACCACAAGCCTGGACTACGCCGAGAGCAAGCCGGCCGTGCTCGTCCGCTCCGGCAACTTCACCGACGCCGACCGGCCCGGCGACAGCCACGTCGCCTTCTCCACCGACGGCGGCGCCACCTGGTTCCAGGGCACCGAGCCGTCCGGGGTCAACACCGGCGGTACGGTCGCGGCCGCCGCCGACGGCAGCCGGTTCGTCTGGGCGCCCGGCGACGCTGGTCAGCGGGTTGTCTACTCGGTCGGCTTCGGCAACACCTGGACACCGTCCACGGGCATCCCGGCCAACGCGACAATCGAGTCCGACCGGGTCGACCCCAACCGGTTCTACGGCTTCAGCGGCGGCCGGGTCTACCTCAGCACCGACGGCGGTGCGAGTTTCACCGCCACGGCGGCGACCGGGCTGCCCACCTCCGACGTGCGGTTCAAGGCCCTGCCCGGCCGGTCGGGCGAGCTGTGGCTGGCCGGGCCCGGCGGGCTGTGGCGGTCCACCGACGGGGGCGCCAGCTTCGCCAAGCTGGGCGGCGTCAGCGCCTCCGGCAACGTCGGCTTCGGCAAGGCGGCACCGGGGCGGACCAACCCGGCCGTCTTCCTGTACGGCACTGTGGACGGTCAGCCTGGAGTGCACCGCTCCGACGACGGCGGCACGACCTGGGTACGCGTCAACGACGACCGCCACCAGTACGGCAACCCGACCGAGGCGCTGACCGGTGATCCCCGCGTCTACGGCCGGGTCTACCTCGGCACCAACGGTCGGGGGATCGTTGTCGGCGAGCGCACCGGCGGACCCACCACCCCGCCGCCGACGACGCCCCCTCCGACGACGCCGCCTCCCACCACGCCCCCTCCGACCACGCCCCCTCCGACCACGCCGCCTCCGACCACGCCCCCTCCGACGACGCCGCCTCCCACCACACCGCCGCCGGGTGGCGGGTGCGCGGCGACGTACCGGGTGACGGGCTCCTGGTCTGGCGGTTTCCAGGCCGAACTGGTGGTCAGCAATCCCGGCAGCGCGCCCATCGCCGGCTGGACGTTGGGCTGGACCTTCCCGAACGGCCAGCGGATCGGCCAACTCTGGGGCGGCACGCACACCCAGAGCGGTGCGGTCGTCTCGGTTCAGGACAGCGGCTGGAACGGCGCGCTCGGCGCTGGCGCCAGCACCACTGTCGGCTTCCTCGGCACGTGGACCGGCAGCAACGCACCTCCGGCCACCGTCACCTGCACGAGTCGCTGA
- a CDS encoding STAS domain-containing protein, protein MSLSIVQSVLSGGVVEISPRGEIDVDTAYEVREAIAEVLAKGRPLRIELNMRLVTFIDSVGISAMVAGFQTAEVSGVKLVVTEPSRFVHRQLWVTGLLGLFGAPEPYFAGAATPEVLPGA, encoded by the coding sequence GTGAGCCTGTCGATCGTGCAGTCAGTTCTGTCCGGTGGTGTTGTGGAGATCTCCCCGCGTGGTGAGATCGACGTCGACACCGCGTACGAGGTGCGGGAAGCGATCGCGGAGGTGCTGGCCAAGGGCCGCCCGCTGCGCATCGAGCTCAACATGAGGCTTGTCACCTTCATCGACTCCGTCGGCATCAGCGCCATGGTCGCCGGCTTTCAGACCGCCGAGGTCAGCGGCGTCAAGCTCGTCGTCACCGAGCCCAGCCGGTTCGTGCACCGGCAGCTCTGGGTGACGGGCCTGCTCGGCCTCTTCGGTGCTCCCGAGCCCTACTTCGCCGGCGCTGCCACCCCCGAGGTGCTCCCCGGCGCCTGA
- the surE gene encoding 5'/3'-nucleotidase SurE — protein sequence MSLRVLVTNDDGIAAPGIQALAWAAAQRGLDVVVAAPLEEASGTSAAMSAVERDGRVVVHDHPLADLPGVPAYGVGGSPGFITLIALHGAFGPPPSVVLSGINRGANAGRAVLHSGTVGAAFTAATNGCRAMAVSLDMLSAGEATAASGGAAVDAAARVRDVERHWATAARVALDLLPRLTAGPPESVLNVNAPDLPHGRLRGVRRGSLASFGQVQMTVAESGHGFVRTSLEEPGQAAQPGTDVALLAGGYASVTAIRAVTEVADVDLSGLDQEP from the coding sequence ATGAGCCTGCGGGTGTTGGTCACCAACGACGACGGGATCGCCGCGCCGGGCATCCAGGCGCTGGCGTGGGCGGCGGCGCAGCGGGGACTGGACGTCGTGGTCGCGGCACCGCTGGAGGAGGCAAGCGGCACCAGCGCCGCGATGAGCGCTGTGGAACGGGACGGCCGGGTCGTGGTGCACGATCATCCGTTGGCGGACCTGCCGGGTGTGCCCGCGTACGGGGTGGGTGGCTCCCCCGGCTTCATCACGCTCATCGCGCTGCACGGCGCGTTCGGGCCGCCGCCGTCGGTGGTGCTGTCCGGCATCAACAGGGGCGCGAACGCCGGCCGCGCCGTGCTGCACTCGGGCACTGTCGGTGCCGCGTTCACCGCCGCCACGAACGGCTGTCGGGCGATGGCGGTGTCGCTGGACATGCTGTCCGCCGGTGAGGCCACGGCCGCCAGTGGTGGCGCGGCGGTGGACGCCGCGGCTCGGGTACGCGACGTCGAGCGGCACTGGGCCACCGCCGCCCGGGTAGCCCTGGACCTGCTGCCCCGGCTCACGGCAGGCCCACCGGAGAGCGTGCTCAACGTCAACGCCCCCGACCTGCCGCACGGGCGGCTGCGCGGGGTGCGCCGTGGTTCGCTGGCCAGCTTCGGCCAGGTGCAGATGACTGTTGCCGAGTCGGGGCACGGCTTCGTGCGTACCTCGTTGGAGGAGCCGGGCCAGGCCGCGCAGCCCGGCACGGACGTCGCGTTGCTGGCCGGCGGGTACGCGTCGGTGACGGCCATCCGGGCGGTCACCGAGGTGGCCGACGTGGACCTGAGCGGTCTCGACCAGGAGCCCTGA
- a CDS encoding 1-phosphofructokinase family hexose kinase, whose translation MVFAPTPQLTVTVDQPNDHPELHLHPGGQGVWQARMVLSLGVEVVLCAALGGEIGQVLEPLLVSEGVDLKVVVRDSGSGGYVHDRRDGSRQEIVDVPGHPLSRHELDELYNLALGEGLRAEVSILSGPNEPWLVPADVYRRFAADLGANGSRVVVDLSGDHLGAALESGVFFLKVSHEELIRDGRARNDETAELTRAMYELHAAGAETVVVSRADQPALTLIDGELFEVQMPRLEAADPRGAGDSMTAGVAAVIARGGDIRTAIRTGAAAGALNVTRHGLGTGRLDSITGLVERVQLAPADSRPQERTTPDELADRVVDR comes from the coding sequence ATGGTCTTCGCGCCCACGCCGCAGCTGACGGTAACTGTGGATCAGCCGAACGACCACCCCGAGCTGCATCTGCACCCCGGCGGTCAGGGCGTCTGGCAGGCCCGCATGGTCCTGTCGCTCGGTGTCGAGGTGGTGCTGTGCGCCGCGCTCGGCGGCGAGATCGGCCAGGTGCTGGAACCACTGCTGGTCAGCGAGGGCGTCGACCTCAAGGTGGTGGTCCGGGACTCCGGCAGCGGCGGCTACGTGCACGACCGTCGGGACGGCTCCCGGCAGGAGATCGTCGACGTGCCGGGGCATCCGCTGAGCCGGCACGAACTCGACGAGCTCTACAACCTGGCGCTCGGCGAGGGCCTCCGCGCCGAGGTGAGCATCCTGAGCGGGCCCAACGAGCCGTGGCTCGTCCCGGCCGACGTGTACCGGCGCTTCGCCGCCGACCTCGGCGCCAACGGCAGCCGGGTGGTGGTCGACCTCTCCGGGGACCACCTCGGTGCGGCGCTGGAGAGCGGGGTGTTCTTCCTCAAGGTGAGCCACGAGGAGCTGATCCGCGACGGGCGCGCCCGCAACGACGAGACAGCGGAGCTGACCCGGGCGATGTACGAACTGCACGCGGCCGGCGCGGAGACGGTGGTGGTGAGCCGGGCCGACCAGCCGGCGTTGACGCTCATCGACGGGGAACTCTTCGAGGTGCAGATGCCTCGGCTGGAGGCCGCCGACCCGCGTGGCGCTGGCGACTCGATGACCGCCGGGGTGGCCGCCGTGATCGCCCGCGGTGGGGACATCCGCACCGCCATCCGTACCGGTGCCGCCGCCGGGGCACTGAACGTCACCCGGCACGGCCTGGGCACCGGCCGGTTGGACTCCATCACCGGGCTGGTGGAGCGCGTCCAGCTGGCACCGGCGGACAGCCGGCCGCAGGAGCGGACCACCCCCGACGAGCTGGCCGACCGGGTGGTCGACAGATGA
- a CDS encoding SRPBCC family protein — translation MLSSDTFSYTVQARCSLADAAALLGDLSRQGELHPLIVRVRRVPPRDGAVASYTINDRLVAGPVRFRTTYHADVLTLDDDEIVTVARQWPATTVRNHTRLRAEPDGLVRIDVEITLRAPKPLFRYAFSQARVAHLALAARLGAALDRSDNPPPST, via the coding sequence GTGCTCAGCAGCGACACGTTCAGCTACACCGTGCAGGCCCGCTGTTCGCTCGCCGACGCGGCGGCCCTGCTTGGCGACCTGAGCCGCCAGGGCGAGCTGCATCCACTCATCGTCCGGGTGCGGCGAGTTCCGCCCAGGGACGGAGCCGTGGCCAGCTACACCATCAACGACCGGCTGGTCGCCGGCCCGGTGCGCTTCCGAACCACCTATCACGCGGACGTGCTGACCCTCGACGACGACGAGATCGTCACAGTCGCACGCCAGTGGCCGGCCACCACCGTGCGTAACCACACACGTCTACGCGCCGAGCCCGACGGCCTGGTCCGGATCGACGTCGAGATCACCCTGCGGGCACCGAAACCCCTTTTCCGGTACGCCTTCAGCCAGGCCCGCGTCGCCCACCTGGCCCTGGCGGCCCGGCTGGGAGCGGCCCTCGACCGCAGCGACAACCCCCCACCGTCGACCTGA
- a CDS encoding coiled-coil domain-containing protein, producing the protein MMFTLGVAIPAGAASAAPPATQRAAAPDNDEEGGTPALRAALDAASKGYLDAKRALDTSVQRQQQLAAKLKTTEAEMNERSGKVGEIAGVAYRTGRLSTVSALLNTNTPEGFMDRAAALDVVAANEDRVLRDLIATKDEANRTRVALDGEIREQRKQVEVMAKRKEQAERALTVANTRQQTTASDSGSNRGTSTANAKPAPRNSDGSWPSESCSVNDPTPANGCITPRTLHALNQAKAAGFTRYVSCHRSGGSGEHPKGRACDFAAQKNGFGGDATGGDKTYGNNLAAYFIRNADRLAVLYVIWYRQIWLPSSGWKSYSGANGDPSSDHTNHVHLSVY; encoded by the coding sequence ATGATGTTCACCCTCGGCGTCGCCATCCCCGCCGGCGCCGCCTCGGCCGCTCCCCCGGCCACCCAGCGGGCCGCGGCACCCGACAACGACGAAGAGGGCGGCACCCCGGCCCTGCGCGCCGCACTGGACGCGGCCAGCAAGGGCTACCTGGACGCGAAGCGCGCCCTGGACACCTCGGTCCAGCGGCAGCAGCAACTCGCCGCCAAGCTCAAGACCACCGAAGCCGAGATGAACGAGCGCAGCGGCAAGGTCGGAGAGATCGCCGGCGTCGCGTACCGCACCGGCCGGCTCAGCACCGTCTCGGCGCTGCTCAACACCAACACCCCCGAAGGCTTCATGGACCGCGCCGCCGCGCTGGACGTGGTCGCCGCCAACGAGGACCGGGTGCTGCGCGACCTGATCGCCACGAAGGACGAGGCCAACCGCACCCGCGTCGCCCTCGACGGCGAGATCCGCGAGCAGCGCAAGCAGGTCGAGGTGATGGCCAAGCGCAAGGAGCAGGCCGAACGCGCCCTGACCGTTGCCAACACCAGGCAGCAGACCACCGCCTCCGACTCCGGCTCCAACCGGGGCACCTCCACCGCCAACGCCAAGCCCGCGCCGCGCAACTCCGACGGCTCCTGGCCGTCCGAGTCGTGCAGCGTCAACGACCCCACCCCGGCCAACGGCTGCATCACCCCACGCACCCTGCACGCCCTCAACCAGGCCAAGGCCGCAGGCTTCACCAGGTACGTCTCCTGCCACCGCTCCGGCGGCTCCGGCGAGCACCCGAAGGGTCGCGCCTGCGACTTCGCCGCGCAGAAGAACGGCTTCGGTGGGGACGCCACCGGCGGCGACAAGACGTACGGCAACAACCTCGCCGCGTACTTCATCCGCAACGCCGACCGGCTCGCCGTGCTGTACGTGATCTGGTACAGGCAGATCTGGCTGCCCAGCAGCGGGTGGAAGTCGTACAGCGGGGCGAACGGCGACCCGTCCAGCGACCACACGAACCACGTACACCTGTCCGTGTACTGA
- a CDS encoding cation diffusion facilitator family transporter has protein sequence MGSGHDHHHASVSNAAQQHRGRLWVAFGLLATLMVVEAVAALHTGSLALLSDAGHMFTDVLGIGMALAAITATQRAARDPQRTFGLYRLEVLAALANAVLLSGVAIYVLIEAIGRFGDPHEVVVGPMLVVAVLGLLANVVAFALLRAGARDSINLQGAYLEVLGDLLGSLGVIGAALLIAVTDWWWADPLVAVAIGVFILPRTWRLGRAAVRILVQAAPEHLQVTAVHDRLAAVPGVVEVHDLHVWTLTSGMDVASAHLTMAPDAEVGTVLTAARTALQEEFRIEHATLQIEPGAAPGACGAVTW, from the coding sequence GTGGGCTCAGGTCATGACCACCACCACGCTTCGGTCAGCAACGCCGCACAACAGCACCGGGGCCGACTCTGGGTAGCGTTCGGCCTGCTCGCCACCCTGATGGTGGTCGAGGCGGTGGCCGCACTGCACACCGGCTCACTGGCACTGCTCTCCGACGCCGGGCACATGTTCACCGACGTGCTCGGCATCGGGATGGCCCTGGCCGCGATCACCGCAACCCAACGGGCCGCCCGCGACCCACAGCGCACCTTCGGGCTCTACCGCCTCGAGGTGCTGGCCGCCCTTGCCAACGCCGTCCTGCTCTCCGGCGTGGCGATCTACGTGTTGATCGAGGCGATCGGCCGGTTCGGCGACCCGCACGAGGTGGTGGTCGGCCCGATGCTCGTGGTCGCCGTGCTCGGCCTGCTCGCCAATGTGGTCGCGTTCGCCCTGCTCCGCGCCGGCGCCCGGGACAGCATCAACCTCCAGGGCGCCTACCTGGAGGTGCTCGGCGACCTGCTCGGCTCGCTCGGCGTGATCGGCGCGGCGCTGCTCATCGCGGTCACCGACTGGTGGTGGGCCGACCCGCTGGTCGCGGTCGCCATCGGCGTGTTCATCCTGCCGCGCACCTGGCGGCTCGGCCGCGCCGCGGTCCGCATCCTCGTGCAGGCCGCCCCGGAACACCTCCAGGTCACCGCCGTGCACGACCGGCTCGCCGCCGTACCCGGCGTGGTCGAGGTGCACGACCTGCACGTCTGGACGCTCACCTCGGGCATGGACGTGGCCTCCGCACACCTGACAATGGCACCCGACGCGGAGGTCGGCACCGTGCTCACCGCAGCACGCACCGCCCTGCAGGAGGAGTTCCGGATCGAGCACGCCACGCTCCAGATCGAGCCCGGCGCGGCCCCGGGGGCCTGCGGTGCCGTCACCTGGTAA